A part of Helicoverpa zea isolate HzStark_Cry1AcR chromosome 17, ilHelZeax1.1, whole genome shotgun sequence genomic DNA contains:
- the LOC124637941 gene encoding BAG family molecular chaperone regulator 2, whose protein sequence is MEVDQFAVDLYTGEGSRLPLIDESSAFGTQAPKDRLIAILDQVEMRVERLRRDTVRIEEERDSLLSTLDSIKHSELLGDVSECDREDITRYAERILARAMTVEVAVRTDRDAQQEEALHQVNMYIDQLVMTVHDDAVVAHTRCQTFMNACTSQPDPSSGTDKNFESAILGCTLDDQKRVKKRLQGLLDYFAKLNVTTCS, encoded by the exons ATGGAAGTGGATCAGTTTGCGGTGGACTTGTATACCGGTGAGGGCTCGCGGCTGCCTCTCATCGATGAATCGTCGGCTTTCGGAACACAAGCCCCGAAAGACAG GTTGATAGCCATATTGGATCAAGTTGAGATGCGTGTGGAACGTCTCCGGCGTGACACTGTCCGCATTGAAGAGGAGCGGGACTCCTTGCTGTCCACACTAGATAGCATCAAACATTCTGAACTGCTTGGAGATGTCAGTGAAT GTGACAGGGAAGATATAACCCGGTATGCAGAACGGATCCTAGCTCGTGCCATGACGGTGGAGGTAGCCGTGCGCACAGACAGAGACGCACAGCAGGAGGAGGCCTTGCACcag GTGAACATGTACATAGACCAGCTAGTGATGACGGTGCACGACGACGCAGTAGTCGCCCACACCCGCTGCCAGACGTTCATGAACGCCTGCACCTCGCAGCCAGACCCCTCTAGCGGCACCGACAAGAACTTCGAGTCAGCCATCCTGGGCTGCACCCTCGACGACCAGAAACGCGTCAAGAAACGCCTTCAAGGCCTCCTAGACTACTTCGCCAAGTTGAACGTGACCACTTGCTCGTGA